In Plasmodium knowlesi strain H genome assembly, chromosome: 7, one DNA window encodes the following:
- a CDS encoding KIR protein, with protein sequence MMHEYVPELQGAPSKMMFYKKFEEGDNSCEHGGSTDGIMRTLKEKLRQHTTIGTHFDKIAGAVCSASRMPERKGAAYDTDRCNFLYYWVGGELLGKLGNEQWTAAIQDIPSVLQEFFNEGTCKIIDEQNIDRNTFNKRKVLYEYYHDQSVIWTEVLSPGSACASKYGKYLGDIISVYREVQQDCNKNAMDPYCVWFTKWFTKSNNPEKLRETCITQEVEPVGIPGVGMEMPKDLLLRSLPSSIMYNNFLSRTKFCMRGDSHEEVRNKVEQELLGYPDIKTYADRIVQAWCYACGSRGNGVFKDEPCHFFYYWIVNILWGSSGIRSSFWDVVRRIYDKLGEVGVRSKCDILYRDITKDEFERRKRMFEYSQDCDAIQMHLAAYSSSCNGDYVDYLKGIFSIYDNVYRSCAHNSEQHCSEFRAKYEEHGHDKALKMACTAIPAGDRVDTRASPLGAGAPGGSTTSIPGAVGGGLASVALPAVGLLLYKYTSLFDGIKKSLFGGSNNRRGRRSTVRHTDHHFNGFDSSTMGDDSSTLGGDGSTTLGGGGSSTLGGSSTDISTIYNDDDRGRRRRLSPPKGRAGTNNRRQGNIRYYAT encoded by the exons ATGATGCATGAATAT GTACCGGAATTACAGGGTGCACCTTCGAAAATGATGTTTTATAAGAAGTTCGAAGAGGGTGACAACAGTTGTGAGCATGGCGGCTCCACAGATGGTATAATGCGTACACTAAAAGAAAAGCTAAGGCAGCATACTACTATTGGAACGCACTTTGACAAGATTGCAGGGGCGGTGTGCTCTGCATCCAGAATGCCAGAAAGGAAGGGTGCTGCATACGATACAGACCGTTGTAATTTTCTATATTACTGGGTAGGTGGGGAACTCCTGGGGAAATTGGGTAATGAGCAGTGGACAGCCGCGATACAGGACATTCCCAGTGTACTGCAGGAATTTTTTAACGAAGGCACTTGCAAAATTATAGACGAACAAAATATTGACAGGAATACATTCAATAAGAGGAAAGTGCTGTATGAATATTATCATGATCAGAGTGTTATATGGACGGAAGTACTGAGTCCGGGATCTGCATGTGCTAGTAAATATGGCAAGTACTTAGGGGACATTATCTCAGTATATAGGGAAGTGCAGCAGGATTGTAATAAGAATGCTATGGACCCATATTGTGTATGGTTTACAAAGTGGTTCACGAAGAGTAATAACCCAGAGAAATTACGCGAGACTTGTATTACACAGGAAGTGGAGCCTGTGGGAATTCCTGGGGTTGGAATGGAAATGCCAAAG GATCTACTTTTAAGGAGTTTGCCATCAAGTATAATgtataataattttcttagTCGTACGAAGTTCTGTATGAGGGGTGATTCTCATGAAGAAGTAAGGAATAAAGTGGAGCAGGAATTATTGGGATACCCAGATATTAAGACCTATGCAGATAGAATTGTACAGGCGTGGTGTTATGCATGTGGGAGCAGGGGCAACGGAGTGTTCAAGGATGAACCCTGTCATTTCTTCTATTACTGGATAGTAAATATATTATGGGGAAGTTCAGGCATTCGTAGCTCATTCTGGGATGTTGTACGCAGAATTTACGATAAATTGGGGGAAGTTGGGGTCAGAAGTAAGTGTGACATTTTATACAGGGATATTACCAAGGATGAGTTCGAACGGAGGAAAAGGATGTTCGAATACTCCCAGGACTGTGATGCAATACAGATGCATTTAGCTGCCTATAGTAGTTCCTGCAATGGGGACTACGTTGATTACCTCAAGggtattttttcaatttacgATAATGTATATAGGAGTTGTGCACACAACTCTGAACAACATTGTTCGGAATTTAGAGCGAAGTATGAAGAGCATGGTCATGATAAAGCGTTAAAGATGGCATGCACTGCAATACCTGCAGGGGATCGTGTAGACACGCGTGCTTCCCCATTGGGGGCAGGAGCCCCAGGAGGGAGTACCACCTCCATTCCTGGTGCTGTTGGTGGTGGATTAGCTTCTGTAGCATTACCAGCTGTCGGCTTACTTTTATATAAA tatactTCCCtatttgatggaataaaaaaatccctcTTTGGTGGCAGCAACaacagaagaggaagaagatctaCTGTTCGACACACTGATCATCATTTTAATGGTTTTGATTCTTCTACAATGGGAGACGATTCTTCCACCCTGGGTGGTGATGGTTCCACCACCCTCGGTGGTGGTGGATCGTCCACCCTAGGTGGTAGCTCCACCGATATTTCTACCATctataatgatgatgatagaGGACGACGACGTCGACTATCACCACCCAAAGGAAGGGCAGGAACAAATAATAGAAGACAAGGGAATATACGTTACTATGCGACGtaa
- a CDS encoding RNA-binding protein, putative, with the protein MSIKNKIDMSLDELIEKENIKGNQKGPNEKKIVNKSIEKNSGQKFLHSIIISNVNSNNLDLYKKEFSKFGKIYNIYHDSEKKITYVKYDNKNSCENAIKSMNGNPLDGDTLTIVMGKKIPDKKNNRGSNQNNHMNNNNNNHKQNKIIPHFKMPMYNPNGPYPYYMNNNHGNFHPPPYGHIPYQNPYQNNMFDKSMPPFNGGGKNVYDNQKNNTIIVTNVPTYLNAEDIFSAFQETGKIVDVQILMNEKRKLTGIVSIEYEKNESASDAVRMYDGGFLNDNRIRVFLDCR; encoded by the exons ATGAgtataaagaataaaattgacATGAGCCTTGATGAGCTcatagagaaggaaaacataaaagGTAATCAGAAAGGGccaaatgagaagaagatAGTTAACAAGTCGATTGAGAAAAACTCAG gacaaaaatttttgcacagTATAATCATCTCAAACGTTAATAGTAATAATTTGGATTTGtacaaaaaagaattcagcaaatttggaaaaatttataatatttatcATGACAGTGAGAAGAAGATCAC ATACGTAAAATATGATAATAAGAATTCCTGCGAAAATGCTATAAAGTCTATGAACGGTAACCCCCTGGATGGAGACACCTTAACGATAGTGATG ggaaagaaaattccagacaaaaaaaacaacaggGGATCCAACCAGAACAACCATatgaacaacaacaacaacaaccataagcagaataaaataattcctcATTTTAAAATGCCCATGTACAACCCCAACGGTCCCTACCCATActacatgaataataatcACGGGAACTTCCACCCGCCCCCCTATGGCCACATCCCCTACCAGAATCCTTATCAGAATAACATGTTCGACAAAAGCATGCCTCCCTTTAACGGCGGGGGAAAAAACGTTTACG ATAATCAAAAGAATAACACCATCATAGTGACTAACGTTCCCACCTACCTAAACGCGGAAGATATCTTTTCAGCCTTTCAGGAgacaggaaaaattgtggatGTACAAATCCTCATGAATGAGAAG AGAAAACTAACCGGGATCGTTAGCATCGAGTACGAAAAAAACGAGTCTGCCTCCGATGCAGTGCGCATGTACGATGGTGGATTTCTAAATGACAACAGGATTAGGGTCTTCCTGGACTGCCGCTAG